From a region of the Rouxiella sp. S1S-2 genome:
- the recD gene encoding exodeoxyribonuclease V subunit alpha encodes MISLYEQAMALGALRALDVQFARMVAGENPAMMLAAASLSAEAGRGHVCLRLDELQPDRLFEGRFPALANAMWLAADEPDESAWLELLQQHTAVSDGTHATPLVLQQQRLYLQRMWQDEGQVAAFFIDENTSPQIDFIEKNSEIFVDEVRLRQVLDQLFGPASMDDIDWQKVAAAVAATRRIAIISGGPGTGKTTTVAKLLAALVQLNPESRLRIQLAAPTGKAAARLTESLGQASQRLELTEAQRAQFPDEASTLHRLLGAQPNSQRMRYHRGNPLHIDVLVVDEASMVDLPMMARLIAALPAQARVIFLGDRDQLASVEAGAVLGDICRFAEQGYSQARAAQLARLTGCPLQGTEREHPASVRDTLCLLRKSYRFDAESGIGLLAAAVNSGDSHAARRVLSQNLPDVASFPLNETDDFQSLLNACVAGYRPYLQAVVNAAPPADILKTFSEFQVLCALREGPFGLAGLNERIEQLLQRQGLIRRPTALGGRWYAGRPVMISRNDSALGLFNGDIGIALRNELGELRVYFQLPDGQIKSVQPSRLPVHDTAYAMTVHKSQGSEFEHTLLVLPNHFLPVLTRELVYTAITRAKRKLSLYASEKVLAKAISTPTQRRSGLVERLTSR; translated from the coding sequence ATGATTTCACTGTATGAACAGGCAATGGCGCTGGGTGCGCTGCGGGCGCTGGACGTGCAGTTTGCGCGCATGGTGGCGGGCGAGAATCCGGCGATGATGCTTGCCGCTGCCAGCCTCAGTGCTGAAGCAGGGCGTGGTCACGTGTGTTTACGCCTTGATGAACTGCAGCCTGATCGGCTTTTTGAAGGTCGTTTTCCGGCATTAGCGAATGCGATGTGGTTAGCGGCCGACGAGCCCGATGAGTCCGCCTGGCTTGAACTGTTGCAACAGCATACGGCGGTGAGCGACGGAACTCACGCTACGCCGCTGGTGCTGCAACAGCAGCGTCTGTATCTGCAAAGAATGTGGCAGGATGAAGGCCAGGTTGCCGCGTTTTTCATTGATGAAAACACCTCGCCACAGATTGATTTTATTGAGAAAAATAGCGAAATTTTCGTGGATGAAGTGCGGCTGCGTCAAGTGCTTGACCAGCTGTTTGGCCCCGCCAGTATGGACGACATTGACTGGCAGAAAGTCGCTGCCGCCGTGGCCGCGACCCGTCGTATTGCCATTATTTCTGGCGGGCCGGGTACCGGTAAAACGACAACGGTGGCCAAACTTTTGGCCGCGTTGGTGCAACTTAATCCCGAGAGCCGCTTACGTATCCAACTGGCAGCCCCAACCGGTAAGGCAGCAGCAAGATTGACGGAGTCACTGGGGCAGGCCAGCCAAAGGCTTGAGCTTACTGAAGCTCAGCGAGCGCAGTTCCCCGATGAAGCTTCAACGCTCCACCGCCTGCTCGGCGCACAGCCTAATAGCCAACGAATGCGTTATCATCGGGGAAATCCGCTACATATTGATGTGCTGGTGGTCGATGAAGCCTCAATGGTCGACCTGCCGATGATGGCCCGACTGATCGCGGCGTTGCCTGCTCAGGCACGCGTTATTTTTCTTGGTGACCGCGATCAGTTGGCTTCGGTAGAGGCTGGCGCGGTGCTGGGCGATATTTGCCGTTTCGCCGAGCAGGGTTACAGCCAAGCGCGCGCCGCACAGTTGGCGCGTTTAACCGGCTGCCCGCTTCAAGGCACTGAACGTGAACATCCTGCCAGCGTGCGCGATACGCTTTGCTTGCTGCGTAAGAGCTACCGCTTTGATGCCGAGTCGGGCATTGGTCTGCTAGCCGCCGCGGTTAATTCCGGCGACAGCCACGCAGCCCGCCGGGTGCTGTCGCAAAATTTGCCCGACGTGGCCAGTTTCCCGCTCAATGAAACGGATGATTTTCAATCATTGCTCAATGCCTGTGTGGCGGGTTATCGCCCCTACTTGCAGGCGGTGGTTAATGCCGCGCCACCTGCCGATATACTGAAGACTTTTAGCGAATTTCAGGTGCTTTGTGCCTTGCGTGAAGGGCCGTTTGGCCTTGCTGGATTAAATGAGCGCATCGAGCAACTGCTGCAGCGTCAGGGGCTAATTCGTCGCCCAACTGCACTGGGCGGGCGTTGGTATGCAGGAAGGCCGGTCATGATCAGTCGCAATGACAGTGCCCTTGGGTTGTTTAACGGGGATATCGGCATCGCCCTACGCAATGAGTTAGGTGAGCTGAGGGTTTATTTTCAGCTGCCCGATGGCCAAATAAAGTCTGTACAGCCGAGCCGTCTGCCGGTGCATGATACCGCCTATGCCATGACGGTTCACAAGTCGCAGGGGTCGGAGTTTGAGCACACGCTGTTGGTGCTGCCTAACCATTTCTTACCGGTATTAACGCGAGAGCTGGTTTATACGGCCATTACCCGCGCCAAGCGAAAACTGTCGCTTTATGCCAGTGAAAAGGTATTAGCCAAGGCGATTAGTACGCCTACGCAAAGGCGTAGCGGCCTGGTTGAGCGGCTGACCTCTCGCTAA
- the argA gene encoding amino-acid N-acetyltransferase — translation MKERSTELVQGFRHSVPYINAHRGKTFVIMLSGEAIEHENFTNIVNDIGLLHSLGIRLVVVYGARPQIDTNLSEHNYEPIYHKNTRVTDARALELVKQAAGLLQLDITARLSMSLNNTPLQGAHINVVSGNFIIAQPLGVDDGIDYCHSGRIRRIDEEAIHRQLDSNAIVLLGPVAVSVTGESFNLVSEEVATQLAIKLKAEKMIGFSAEQGVIDSEDNIISELFPNEAQDFIEKIEERKDYQSETVRFLRGAVKACRSGVRRSHLISYQEDGALIQELFSRDGIGTQVVMESAEQVRRATINDIGGILELIRPLEQQGILVRRSREQLEMEIDKFTIIERDNLTIACAALYPFLDEKIGEMACVAVHPDYRSSSRGEMLLKRVASHAKQMGLTRLFVLTTRSIHWFQERGFKPADVDVLPIQKQEMYNYQRRSKILIADL, via the coding sequence GTGAAGGAACGAAGCACTGAACTGGTCCAGGGTTTTCGCCACTCAGTTCCCTACATTAATGCTCACCGGGGTAAGACTTTCGTTATCATGCTCAGTGGTGAGGCCATCGAACATGAGAATTTCACAAACATAGTCAATGACATCGGGCTGTTGCACAGTCTGGGCATCAGGCTGGTTGTGGTTTATGGCGCACGTCCGCAAATCGACACTAACCTGTCTGAGCATAACTATGAGCCGATTTATCATAAAAACACCCGCGTCACCGACGCCAGAGCTCTGGAGTTAGTGAAGCAGGCTGCGGGCCTTTTGCAGCTTGATATCACCGCGCGGCTCTCAATGAGTCTCAATAATACGCCGCTGCAGGGCGCGCACATTAACGTGGTGAGCGGCAACTTTATTATCGCGCAGCCATTGGGCGTAGACGACGGCATCGACTATTGCCACAGCGGACGCATTCGTCGCATCGATGAAGAGGCAATTCATCGCCAACTCGACAGCAACGCGATTGTCTTGCTGGGTCCGGTTGCAGTATCAGTCACTGGCGAAAGTTTTAATCTGGTTTCTGAAGAAGTTGCCACCCAACTGGCTATAAAGCTCAAGGCAGAAAAAATGATCGGCTTTAGCGCCGAACAGGGCGTTATTGACAGCGAAGACAACATTATCTCGGAACTTTTCCCGAATGAAGCGCAGGATTTCATTGAGAAAATTGAAGAGCGGAAAGACTACCAGTCTGAGACCGTGCGCTTCCTGCGCGGTGCAGTTAAAGCCTGCCGCAGCGGCGTGCGCCGCAGCCACCTGATAAGCTATCAGGAAGACGGTGCGCTTATTCAGGAACTGTTCTCGCGCGACGGTATTGGCACGCAGGTGGTGATGGAGAGTGCTGAACAGGTGCGTCGTGCCACGATAAACGACATCGGCGGAATTCTGGAACTCATCCGTCCGCTGGAGCAGCAGGGTATTCTGGTACGTCGCTCCCGCGAACAGCTGGAAATGGAAATCGATAAATTCACTATTATCGAACGCGATAACCTCACCATTGCCTGCGCGGCGCTCTACCCGTTTCTCGATGAAAAGATTGGGGAAATGGCCTGCGTGGCTGTGCATCCCGACTATCGCAGCTCGTCGCGCGGTGAAATGCTGCTTAAACGCGTAGCCAGCCATGCCAAGCAGATGGGCCTGACCCGACTCTTCGTGCTGACCACGCGCAGTATCCACTGGTTCCAGGAACGCGGCTTCAAGCCCGCCGACGTCGACGTTCTACCGATTCAAAAACAAGAGATGTACAACTACCAGCGACGTTCAAAAATCCTGATAGCAGATCTTTAA
- the amiC gene encoding N-acetylmuramoyl-L-alanine amidase AmiC, whose product MPDEQHNSRRRLLLQGVAASWLLSVTRVGAAASSHVVAVRVWPSSTYTRITLESSQPLKYKQFMLQDPHRVVVDIEDVQLNSVLKGLGEKINASDPYIQRLRVGQFDKSTVRLVVELKQTAAPHLFTLPPVAEFRHRLVVDLYPEKNSGGEQDDPLLALLEDYNRGDVARTLPPEKKKDGKAGHERPLVIMLDPGHGGEDPGAIGKYKTREKDVVLQIARRLQKLIKQQPNMTVYMTRNEDIFIPLKVRVAKARKLRADLFISIHADAFTNRAAHGSSVFALSTKGATSAAARFLAQTQNESDSIGGVSKSGDRYLDHTLFDLLQTATVTDSLKFGKEVLTRIGKVNHLHKHKVDQAGFAVLKAPDIPSILVETAFISNVNEERKLKTSHFQQQVAESILAGIKAYFAEGGMLARR is encoded by the coding sequence ATGCCTGACGAACAACATAATTCTCGCCGACGTCTTCTCCTGCAGGGCGTTGCAGCATCATGGTTGTTGAGCGTAACACGCGTGGGTGCTGCAGCCAGTTCGCACGTCGTTGCGGTACGCGTTTGGCCATCATCTACTTATACCCGTATTACGCTGGAGTCGAGCCAGCCGCTCAAGTATAAGCAGTTTATGTTACAAGATCCGCATCGCGTGGTGGTCGATATTGAAGACGTTCAGCTCAACTCGGTGCTTAAAGGGTTGGGTGAAAAGATTAACGCGAGTGACCCTTATATTCAGCGGTTACGGGTCGGGCAGTTCGATAAATCCACGGTACGGCTGGTTGTGGAGCTCAAGCAAACCGCAGCACCACACCTGTTTACTCTTCCGCCCGTTGCAGAGTTCCGCCATCGTCTGGTCGTCGATCTTTATCCTGAGAAGAACAGCGGCGGTGAACAGGACGATCCGCTGTTGGCACTGTTAGAGGATTACAACCGCGGAGACGTGGCGAGAACGCTCCCGCCCGAGAAAAAGAAAGACGGCAAAGCAGGGCACGAGCGCCCGCTGGTGATTATGCTCGACCCGGGTCACGGCGGCGAAGACCCGGGGGCGATTGGGAAATATAAAACGCGTGAGAAAGACGTGGTGCTGCAGATTGCCCGGCGTTTGCAAAAGCTCATTAAGCAGCAGCCCAACATGACGGTTTATATGACCCGCAACGAAGATATTTTTATTCCGTTAAAGGTTCGCGTCGCCAAGGCGCGCAAACTGCGTGCCGATCTGTTTATTTCGATTCACGCCGATGCCTTTACCAACCGCGCAGCGCACGGCTCCTCAGTATTTGCGCTCTCAACCAAAGGCGCAACCAGCGCGGCCGCGCGTTTCCTGGCGCAGACTCAGAATGAGTCAGACAGCATTGGCGGGGTGAGTAAAAGCGGCGACCGTTATCTTGACCATACTTTATTTGATTTGCTGCAAACGGCGACGGTCACCGACAGCCTGAAATTTGGTAAAGAGGTGCTCACGCGCATCGGAAAGGTCAATCATCTGCACAAGCATAAAGTCGATCAGGCAGGATTTGCGGTATTAAAAGCCCCCGATATTCCGTCGATTCTGGTAGAGACGGCTTTTATCAGCAACGTCAATGAAGAGCGCAAATTGAAGACCAGTCATTTTCAACAGCAGGTGGCGGAATCGATTTTGGCAGGAATTAAAGCCTATTTTGCTGAAGGCGGTATGTTGGCAAGGCGCTAA
- the mltA gene encoding murein transglycosylase A, with amino-acid sequence MKGRWTKYLLSGLVIAILAGCSSRPTDRGQQYKDGRLDNALEYVNEPNATGKPVNARDYADQVLEVQSASSSLYNRNTSTYKAIEQWVRSGADTRTLSQHGLSAYQMEGADNFGNVQFTGYYTPVVQARYTPQGEFQYPLYRMPPKPRGGRLPDRAAIYSGALSSKYAVAYTNSLMDNFMMEVQGSGYVDYGDGRPLMFFGYGGKNGHAYRSIGKVLIDRGEVARQDMSMQAIRNWADAHSAAEVRELLEQNPSFVFFKPEPFAPVRGAAGVPLVAKASVASDRSLIPTGTSLLAEVPELDNKGKFTGKYHLRLMVALDVGGAIKGQHFDMYQGIGPDAGHAAGFYNHYGRVWVLKSTQSSAPLMTSYQTNTLSGGSQLVPAEGAKNPFSD; translated from the coding sequence ATGAAAGGACGTTGGACAAAGTATTTGCTGAGTGGACTGGTGATCGCCATTTTAGCCGGCTGTTCATCACGGCCCACCGACAGGGGACAGCAGTATAAGGATGGGCGACTCGATAATGCGCTCGAGTATGTTAATGAGCCTAACGCCACCGGCAAGCCAGTAAATGCCAGAGATTATGCGGATCAGGTGTTGGAGGTGCAGTCTGCATCCTCTTCTCTTTATAACCGTAACACCAGTACCTATAAAGCTATTGAGCAGTGGGTCCGCTCAGGTGCCGATACGCGTACGCTGAGCCAGCATGGTTTGAGCGCTTACCAGATGGAAGGTGCGGATAATTTCGGTAACGTGCAGTTCACCGGTTACTACACGCCGGTAGTACAGGCGCGTTACACGCCGCAGGGCGAGTTCCAATATCCGCTGTACCGCATGCCGCCAAAACCTCGCGGTGGCCGTTTACCCGACCGTGCAGCCATTTATTCGGGGGCGTTAAGCAGTAAGTATGCCGTTGCCTATACCAACTCGCTGATGGATAACTTCATGATGGAAGTGCAGGGCAGCGGCTATGTTGACTACGGTGACGGTCGTCCGCTGATGTTCTTTGGCTACGGCGGTAAAAACGGTCATGCCTACCGCAGTATCGGCAAGGTGCTTATCGACCGAGGTGAAGTAGCGCGTCAGGATATGTCGATGCAGGCTATACGCAACTGGGCCGATGCCCACAGCGCGGCAGAAGTGCGAGAGCTTCTTGAGCAGAATCCGTCATTCGTCTTCTTCAAGCCCGAACCTTTTGCGCCAGTAAGAGGCGCGGCGGGTGTGCCACTGGTGGCTAAAGCGTCGGTAGCGTCTGACCGTTCGCTTATCCCAACCGGTACCTCGCTGCTGGCTGAAGTGCCTGAGCTGGACAATAAAGGTAAATTTACCGGCAAATATCATTTGCGTCTGATGGTTGCGCTCGACGTAGGCGGCGCGATTAAGGGACAACATTTCGATATGTATCAAGGTATTGGTCCTGACGCGGGGCATGCAGCAGGATTTTATAATCACTATGGACGCGTATGGGTGTTAAAATCGACGCAGAGTAGCGCACCTTTGATGACCAGCTATCAGACGAATACGCTGAGTGGTGGGTCACAGCTGGTTCCGGCTGAGGGTGCAAAAAATCCTTTTTCAGATTGA
- the tcdA gene encoding tRNA cyclic N6-threonylcarbamoyladenosine(37) synthase TcdA produces MAAEYSEAYQQRFGGTARLYGQQALALFSAAHVCVIGIGGVGSWAAEALARTGIGAITLIDMDDVCVTNTNRQIHALRENVGQSKVEIMAQRILAINPECKVTCIDDFITPDNVAEMLNRDFSYVIDAIDSVRPKAALLSYCRRYKIPVVTTGGAGGQIDPTRIEVADLAKTIQDPLAAKLRERLKNDFNVVRNNKGKLGIDCVFSSEPLMYPQPDGQVCASRATAEGPKRMDCESGFGAATMVTASFGFVAVSHVLKKMMAKAQRQAAEAAKGATATV; encoded by the coding sequence ATGGCGGCAGAATATTCTGAGGCTTATCAACAGCGTTTCGGCGGCACGGCGCGACTTTACGGCCAGCAGGCTCTGGCGCTGTTTTCTGCCGCACATGTCTGTGTGATTGGAATTGGTGGCGTGGGGTCGTGGGCGGCCGAAGCACTGGCTCGCACCGGCATTGGCGCAATCACGCTGATTGATATGGACGACGTGTGTGTGACCAATACTAATCGTCAGATCCACGCACTGCGTGAAAACGTCGGGCAATCAAAAGTTGAGATCATGGCGCAGCGCATTTTAGCGATCAATCCGGAGTGCAAGGTGACCTGCATTGACGACTTTATTACGCCAGACAACGTTGCCGAAATGCTCAACCGTGATTTTAGCTACGTGATTGACGCCATTGACAGCGTACGACCGAAAGCCGCGCTGCTTTCCTATTGCCGTCGCTATAAAATACCCGTTGTAACTACCGGCGGTGCGGGTGGGCAAATCGATCCGACGCGAATTGAAGTCGCCGATCTGGCGAAAACTATTCAGGACCCGCTGGCGGCCAAATTGCGTGAGCGGTTGAAAAATGATTTTAACGTGGTCAGAAATAACAAGGGCAAGCTGGGGATCGACTGTGTATTTTCCAGTGAACCGCTGATGTATCCGCAGCCCGATGGTCAGGTGTGTGCTTCACGTGCTACCGCTGAAGGGCCGAAACGTATGGACTGTGAGTCAGGGTTTGGTGCCGCCACGATGGTAACGGCAAGCTTCGGCTTTGTGGCGGTTTCACACGTGCTGAAGAAGATGATGGCTAAGGCGCAGCGTCAGGCAGCGGAAGCGGCCAAAGGTGCGACAGCGACCGTATAA
- the csdE gene encoding cysteine desulfurase sulfur acceptor subunit CsdE, with translation MLAPHPFGNEITEPSLIEKFSDFRQWEDRYRQLVMLAKVLPPLDASLKTAAIELSGCENRVWLGYERMENGGIHFYGDSEGRIVKGLLAVLLTAVEGKKPEEILSRDPLALFDTLQLRQQLSSSRASGLAALSQGVQDIAHACLG, from the coding sequence ATGTTAGCCCCGCACCCGTTTGGAAATGAAATTACCGAGCCGTCACTAATCGAAAAATTCTCGGATTTTCGCCAATGGGAAGACCGTTATCGCCAGCTGGTAATGCTGGCAAAAGTTCTGCCGCCGCTCGATGCATCATTGAAAACTGCCGCTATAGAACTGTCAGGATGTGAGAATCGCGTGTGGCTGGGCTATGAGAGAATGGAAAACGGCGGAATTCATTTTTATGGCGACAGCGAGGGGCGCATCGTTAAGGGCCTGCTCGCAGTACTGCTGACGGCAGTTGAAGGCAAAAAGCCGGAAGAGATCTTGAGTCGCGATCCGCTGGCGTTGTTCGATACTCTGCAACTTCGCCAACAGCTGAGCAGCAGCCGCGCCAGCGGTCTGGCTGCGCTCTCACAGGGCGTACAGGATATTGCCCACGCCTGTCTGGGATAA
- the csdA gene encoding cysteine desulfurase CsdA has translation MTPFDFIEFRRHFPALRPDDSPPLCYLDSAATALTPQAVIDATVNYYQNAGATVHRSQHKAAQSLTERYELARSQVGDFIGAPQAEDIVWTRGTTESINLVAQSYLRPRLQPGDEIIVSQAEHHANLVPWLMLAEQCQVKVVTLPLNAENLPDISTLPARLNSRTRLLAISQMSNVTGGQPDLTTAIRLSHANGTPVLVDGAQGVVHGPVDVQAMNIDFYAFSGHKLYGPTGIGVLYGKTELLASMAPWHGGGKMLTQTTMQHFTPQQVPHRFEAGTPNIAGVLGLAAAVEWLSRVDRITAEAYSAELAATAESALGKLPGFRSFRHGNSSILAFDIAGIHHSDIIALLAEKGVALRAGQHCAQPLTEALGVSGTLRASFAPYNTLQDVERLIDGVNFAVDLLSD, from the coding sequence ATGACGCCTTTTGATTTCATCGAGTTTCGTCGCCATTTTCCCGCGCTGCGCCCCGACGACTCACCGCCGCTGTGCTATCTCGACAGTGCAGCAACGGCGCTAACGCCGCAGGCAGTGATCGACGCAACGGTGAATTACTATCAAAACGCCGGTGCCACGGTGCATCGCAGTCAGCATAAAGCCGCGCAGTCTTTAACTGAGCGCTATGAGCTGGCCAGAAGTCAGGTGGGTGATTTTATTGGCGCGCCGCAAGCGGAGGATATTGTCTGGACCCGCGGCACCACAGAGTCCATTAATCTGGTCGCTCAAAGCTATCTGCGTCCACGTTTGCAGCCCGGCGACGAAATTATTGTGAGTCAGGCCGAACATCATGCCAACCTCGTTCCCTGGTTAATGCTGGCGGAACAGTGCCAGGTTAAGGTGGTCACGCTGCCGCTCAATGCTGAAAATCTGCCGGATATCTCCACCCTGCCGGCACGGCTAAATTCTCGTACGCGCCTGTTGGCGATAAGCCAGATGTCGAACGTAACCGGTGGTCAACCTGATCTCACTACCGCCATTCGCCTGTCTCACGCCAACGGTACGCCGGTTTTAGTCGACGGTGCACAGGGCGTGGTGCACGGCCCCGTAGACGTTCAGGCTATGAATATCGATTTTTATGCCTTCTCGGGCCACAAGCTTTATGGCCCGACCGGCATTGGCGTGCTGTATGGGAAAACTGAATTGCTGGCCTCTATGGCCCCTTGGCATGGAGGCGGCAAGATGCTGACCCAAACCACGATGCAGCACTTTACACCCCAGCAGGTTCCACACCGTTTTGAAGCAGGAACGCCGAATATCGCCGGTGTTTTGGGCCTGGCGGCGGCGGTGGAATGGTTAAGTAGAGTTGACCGCATCACCGCCGAAGCCTACAGCGCCGAACTGGCAGCCACAGCAGAGTCTGCGCTGGGCAAACTGCCGGGCTTTCGTAGCTTCCGCCACGGTAACTCTTCAATTTTGGCCTTTGATATCGCAGGCATTCACCACAGTGATATTATTGCTCTGCTGGCTGAGAAAGGCGTTGCCCTGCGTGCCGGTCAGCATTGCGCACAACCGCTGACTGAGGCGCTGGGCGTGAGTGGCACACTGCGGGCGTCGTTTGCCCCCTATAATACCTTGCAGGACGTTGAGCGCCTGATCGACGGCGTTAACTTTGCCGTTGATCTTTTGTCCGACTGA
- a CDS encoding YgdI/YgdR family lipoprotein — MKKIFAVVSAVLLAGTLAACSSNYVMHTNDGRTIVAEGKPSTDSDTGMISYKDAYGNKQQINKSEVKEMAEGN, encoded by the coding sequence ATGAAGAAGATCTTCGCCGTAGTTTCAGCTGTTTTACTTGCCGGTACCCTGGCTGCTTGTTCGAGCAACTATGTGATGCACACCAACGACGGTCGCACTATCGTCGCCGAGGGTAAACCAAGCACAGACAGTGACACCGGTATGATCAGCTACAAAGATGCCTATGGTAACAAACAGCAGATTAATAAGTCAGAAGTAAAAGAGATGGCTGAAGGGAATTAA
- a CDS encoding transcriptional regulator GcvA, producing MSKRLPPLNSLRVFDAAARHLSFTKAAEELFVTQAAVSHQIKSLEDFLGLKLFRRRNRSLLLTEEGQSYYLDIKEIFSSLNEATRKLQARSAKGALTVSLPPSFAIQWLVPRLAGFNSAYPGIDVRIQAVDRDEDKLSDDVDVAIFHGRGNWPGLRTERLYAEYLLPVCAPSLLMGDNALKTPEDLAKHTLLHDASRRDWLAYTKQLGLQHINVQQGPIFSHSAMVVQAAVHGQGVALANNVMAQTEIEAGRLVCPFNEVLISKNAFYLVCHDSQAELGKIAAFRQWILARAASEQEKLRFRYDQPQT from the coding sequence ATGTCAAAACGTTTACCCCCACTGAACTCTTTGCGTGTGTTTGACGCAGCGGCCCGGCACCTGAGTTTTACCAAGGCAGCCGAAGAACTGTTTGTCACACAGGCGGCAGTAAGCCACCAGATCAAGTCACTTGAGGACTTTTTGGGCTTAAAACTGTTCCGTAGACGCAATCGCTCTCTGCTGCTGACCGAAGAAGGGCAGAGCTATTATCTGGATATTAAAGAAATATTTTCGTCACTGAACGAGGCAACGCGCAAGCTTCAGGCGCGCAGTGCCAAGGGCGCATTGACTGTAAGTTTGCCGCCGAGCTTCGCCATTCAATGGTTGGTGCCGCGTTTGGCTGGCTTTAACTCAGCTTATCCGGGGATAGACGTTCGCATCCAGGCTGTTGATCGCGATGAGGACAAATTATCGGACGATGTTGACGTAGCTATTTTTCACGGGCGCGGCAACTGGCCAGGACTACGCACCGAGCGCCTTTACGCCGAATATTTACTGCCCGTTTGCGCACCCTCGCTGTTAATGGGCGATAATGCGCTGAAAACGCCAGAAGATCTGGCGAAACACACTTTATTGCACGATGCGTCACGCCGCGACTGGCTGGCCTACACCAAGCAGCTGGGTCTGCAACATATTAACGTCCAGCAGGGGCCAATATTTAGCCACAGTGCGATGGTGGTACAGGCGGCCGTTCACGGGCAGGGCGTTGCGCTAGCCAACAACGTGATGGCGCAAACCGAGATTGAAGCCGGGCGTCTGGTTTGTCCGTTTAATGAAGTTTTAATCAGTAAAAACGCTTTTTATCTTGTTTGTCATGACAGTCAGGCAGAACTGGGTAAAATAGCCGCCTTTCGTCAGTGGATCCTGGCGCGTGCCGCCAGCGAGCAAGAAAAGCTGCGCTTTCGTTACGATCAGCCCCAAACGTAA
- a CDS encoding DUF423 domain-containing protein: MTSRAMLIFAAISGFIYVAFGAFGAHVLSQSLGSAEMAWIQTGLNYQSVHTLAILALGVAMQHRSSFWFYWSSACLALGTVLFSGSLYCLALSGLKLWVFVTPIGGTFFLIGWILMLVGALRLGQKAQRHE, from the coding sequence ATGACCAGTCGTGCAATGTTGATTTTTGCCGCTATCAGCGGCTTTATCTACGTAGCCTTTGGCGCCTTCGGTGCGCACGTGTTAAGTCAATCTCTGGGTTCGGCCGAAATGGCCTGGATTCAGACCGGATTAAACTACCAGAGCGTTCATACTCTGGCGATTCTGGCGCTGGGCGTTGCCATGCAACATCGCAGCAGCTTTTGGTTTTACTGGAGCAGCGCCTGTCTTGCTCTGGGGACGGTATTGTTTAGCGGCAGCCTTTACTGTCTGGCGCTGTCAGGACTCAAATTATGGGTCTTTGTTACACCAATCGGCGGAACCTTCTTCCTGATTGGTTGGATATTGATGTTAGTCGGCGCGCTGCGTCTGGGACAAAAGGCACAACGCCATGAATAA